The DNA sequence CCTATGAGCAACTCAAAATAATTGTCTAACTGTCAAAAAGCAAACATTGAAGTGAGGATTTCAATATGCCAGCTCTTATTCACATCACCCTTCTGGAGGTTCTATGTACGTCTACAATTGACAGCATTATAATTTTAGTTTATagtaattttgtaattttgtttgTGGATATATTTTATGTCTTCCAGTGCCAAGCAGCAAAACGCATATTATGAAAATCAAGACAGTCCATTTGCTGGCTGATGAAGAACTGATACCAAATGCTGTACTCGACAGCTACTGGCAAAGGTTTTTACAGAATGATGCAGAATTAGAATGGTAACCTATCCACTGTCTCTAAGATTCTATTTGAGGTGTCTTGTTGAATCCGTATCAAGTTTGATTTGTTGCCTCTTCTCTTGGCATCAATTTATGTCACTGTTTTAGGTTTGCCATTTTAGCTGTTcaatttttaatgtgttttgttaTCAGCTTTTTGAGGTAATCCAAGGAACGCTACTACTAGGATGTGTTGGATTATTTATTAAtccccacccccgcccctcacgcacacaaaaaaaaaagtctcgttGGTGCTTTGATACccaccacttaaaaaaaaaatggaaactgaGGCACTCAAAAGTCGTTGCTGCTAAAAGgcctttattttataaaatggcaaattgattaaaaaagtgaCTACGCGTTTCGGCCTTTGCAGGCCTTCATCGAAGCAAAACAAAGACCTTTTATCCACAACGACTTTAAGTGCCTCAGTTACctgttttttgtaaatgtttttacagTTTATTCATATATGTTTTTGGTTAACTTCCTCTCATGTAGCCAAATAAGCTGTCAACGTTATTTGAAACAGAATGATGCGCGAAACACATGgtcagaataaataaaaacgtaaactAACTGATAACATATAATCATATAATAACTGAATTTTGGGTATAGCTCATCATTGGTTGTCCTACGCATGTATGCCTACTGCTTTGTAGTTTTGCCTCAGTAGTATCTATGGTGATCACTTGGAGCAGTGGtgtaaataataaatgcatGCAGTGGAAGTTAATGAAAGGCTTACTTTAGCAGGGTTAATCAGTAGATTCCTGTATGAATTTGCACTTTGGATAGACACATGAAATGATCGttataaaacattacaaaataatttgcgtacaaacaaacaaacatgcactgtAATAAACCTACACATGACTGAAACCAGTTTTCTGTGTGGTGAGGGCTGACACTGTTCTGTGGTTGTGAGGGCCAGTGGGCGGACCGTTCCCGGGACTCCCTCCTCACCTACCCCCACTCCCTTCTCCTCCCCCCCTACCCCCATCACTCCGCCCTAAACGGCCTCCAGTCAACGATGGAGCTGCAGACATAGCAGACAGGACACACACTCGCCTGTTCTGTCTAAACTTTCTTCACACATGGGGAACTTTTCCTGCTGGTTGGCCTCCCAATGTGCTGTCATACCAACAGACATCGTTCAAGGTAACATTACAAGACTCATTTTGTTGTTCAGTATTTTACACGTGTTTGTGTGGGACTGAGACTTGTcatatgacaatttttttctttttttgttgctgattttgactcttcccacataagaacaacatggatttagttgttatagtggacaccaggataatatggctgtaacgtgttgtaaacttaccaagctaatttgcaacatttttaacatgaacatcatgcaaatcaacttgaaaTTAGTTTtagattggttagttaagatccaatcattaagcagaagtgttgacatcatccaaattatgtgttttattggtttagacacgcaactATATCATGTCCACTGAGACCgtctatgggtctgaagggtGTTAATTCATTTAAGCTTTGTTTATAGTTGGATCTATTCAATTTCATTACATAACCTTTTATCATTCATGTCATTTTGACCTAAAACACCTAAAAAAGGTACACCCAAAGTAAATTTGAAGCTGTTCTCGAACCATTTGGAGCATTAGCACAGTTTTGGTCTCTTTTTAAAAGTAACACTGAAAAGTGCTATTGGCACTGAGTAATAGAattttaaatacacacacacacacacacacggatttTATGTCCACCTAATATTTTTCCAAAACATCTGCCTTGAAAATCAATGTAGCACGATGTGGTGGACTGGAAAATACAACAGGATCACAGCTTAAAGTCTTCCCTAGTTCCAGTTCCAATTTGACAATAATACTACAGAAAACTACggtagacaaagtgcaatttctgcagaaattgcatgggaatgctgaaaagctgaatgagaatgctaagatttgaatgcatgtgcttaaataatttctgtgaaattataatccatttacTGGtctgcttttcagcattcccacaatgggGTGCCGCAAGATATACGTCACCACACTTAAATTATATTCATGAGTCTAACGAGGGGGTCAAACTCAGCCGGCCAGTCATGCTAGACGCATGTAAACCGTCTACTAGCGAGATATCTACTGCACTAAATCTACTAATTCTGCCCGAGAAGGATATCCCTGGTGCCAAATTCACTGGTATAGACGTCGAAGAACATACAAATGTTCAATTAAGGAGATGGCTTGAGTGTTTGATGGCTGAAAAAGACGGGGAAAAGAGACGACCTGATCCAGAGGTAAAGTCCCCCCCTCAAAACATCATCCTACACAACTGACATTCTCCAGTTTCAACAAGCTATCTATCCTTTATGAATATTTTACACAGAGTTCAGAGTTGGAGGATGATATCCTCCTCTGAACTGGTACACTGTTCCCTTCTCTGCTGTTGGTGTCAATCAGACGCTAAcccagggtttcccccagaaaACTTGCTAAGCCCGGTCGGTCATCTGGACAAAATTCCCCCGGGGGGGCACGACCGACTGTTTTGTGAATCAATGACTTAATTTGACAAGTAATTTCTAATTTATTTCTTGTggtgcaattattattattattattattattattattattattattattattattgcagccGGTTAATTCCAGGGACGAAAAGcaagggttttattaaacaataacaaaatgacAATGTAGCGAatgaaaatttgtttttcttttttatataatcaacatttttatttcttaattaaatttacattgtgtaaagcagcaaactattttcttgtgtacagtggaacctcgagtTACGAAGGACCCTTTTAATGAACTTTTCAGGGTacgaacaatttttttttatttgtattaggcGGGCTAACACAACACTGCGGGAAATAGGGATGGGCGATACCAGTAATTTTGGATTCGATCCAATGCCACAGTTCTCAATCATTCCTCATGATCTCTAATGTACAGCTAAAGCAAGCACCCAAAAGTTATTACAAGTCTCTTTGTGACAAACATGTGTAGCAATGGAAAAACTGCAGACATTCTACAAAGAAGCAGACTACCTACAAACTTATCAAAACATCCATCAACAAAGAAATCTGATAGGTCAAGCTCACTTTTTAACCATAGCCCTTAAATTCATATGCACAGAACATCTCCTTCcttcacaaatgtatttgttcaaATTTTAATCCACGTAAgtatgaccccccaaaaaattctgaataattaaataatgctTTTAATAGTAGCGTGTTACGGCCCTCTAATGGTAGATAATCAAAAACAAATCCAATAAACAATATGCAGTTCACAAATTCATTTTGAATCAGATTTTGAGATAAATCAGACCttttacaacaaataaaaaaataaaggtattTTTTGTCCCCCTCGGCTTGTGCAGCACGATTCACTAATAACACTTCATGTACTTTCAGAAATTCAGCTTAATGATTTTTGTTGCACAGTCTTGTCACATGATACATTTTGCCTCGTTGCTGTTTCGTGAAAGAGAATAGGTCTAAACTAAACTCTTTTGCTCCAACAATGCCGCCATGCttccaaatgttttgtttatgttgGTGAGGTGGAGGGCGGAGGAAAAGCATGCTTGGCATGGATTTAGGACGTTTGCAATTCAGTGGGATGGGGGCTTAACTGTTTGCTTACCTTAAATGGTAATCGCTTGCACGCTAATTAGTGATGcactgaaaatggcaaaaatatgcatttttggcTCTGTcggcttatatatatatatatatatatatatatatatatatatatatatatgtgtatatatatatgtgtatatatatatatatgtgtgtgtgtgtgtatatgtatatatatgtgtatatatatatatatgtgtgtgtgtgtatatgtatatatatatatatatatatatatatatatgtgtgtgtgtgtatatgtatatatatatatatatatatatatatatatatatatatatatatatatatatatatatatatacacatgcactttgtgtttttgtattgcCGTTACAGTGTGTATGTAgcgattaattttatttttgtatttacagtttTCACTACAGGCTTATGAAGACAATTAAAACGCTTCAACTGCACTCCAGGGTCTTCGTTTGTAGTTTAGCTTGGTGTCACCAACATCTTCGTTGAAAACACTataatatgtgtgtatatatatatatatatacatttgtatttatgtatgtatatatatttgggtgtatatatatatatatttgtgtatgtatgtatatatatatatatatatatatatagagagagagagagagagagagagagaaagatagatacAGACGTACACAGCTAAATTATAATTGAATTAGCTTTTATGTCATCGACTGACATAGgcatttaattcattcaaatgcttatcttgtatgtgtgtgtctttttttcttttctaggaTGAAAAGATGTGGCTTCTACATACATCGATTGAGACACAGGCTCTTCCTGTTTCTTGTGTCTCTGGTGGCAGTGTGTTTGCTTGAACTGCTCTACCTCAAAGTGACAGTGTGGGAGAGCAACTCCGGTGACCCCCATGACATCACTGACTGGCTATCTGGAATTCACAGCCACACATATGATGTCAACTGTACCGCTATCTATGAGCTTGACCCAGTGGAAATAGGCAGAGCCCTTGAGCTTAGACAAAAAGCTCTTGTTGCCGTGGATGATGAAGACATCGTGAGTCTGACCTCGAATTGTAcaacttttataaaaacaagatGTTATGATCGTTTTCAGATATCAGAGGCAGAGCGCAGCTTTCCACTGGCGTACTCCCTGGTAGTGCATAAAAATGCACCCATGGTGGAGCGTATTCTTCATGCCATCTATGCACCTCACAACATCTACTGCATTCACTATGACCAGAAGTCGTTTCGACCATTTATTGAGGCCATGAAGAACCTTGCCTATTGTTTGCCTAATGTGTTCATTAGCTCAACACTGGAGTCTGTTAAATACGCCCATATCAGCAGACTTAATGCTGATCTCAACTGTCTCTCTGACCTGCTGAGGTCAGAGGTCCGGTGGAAGTATGTGATCAATCTCTGTGGCCAAGACTTTCCTCTCAAATCCAACTATGAACTAGTGAGGGAGCTGAGGCAGCTGAATGGCCGAAACATGCTTGAGTCTATTCGCCCGAATGAACTAAAGAAACAACGCTTTAGCTTTCATCATAAGCTAAAGTATGTGTCACATGACTACCACCGTATTCCCGTCAGAACCCCTATTGCCAAAGATGCCCCTCCGCATGGACTTGTGATGTTCAGTGGAAGTGCATATTTTGTCCTGTCGTGGGAGTTTGTGAATTACATCAGCAGCAACAAAGTGGTGAAGGACTTTTTGGCATGGTCAGCAGACACTTACTCGCCAGATGAACACTTCTGGGCCACGCTGGTCAGGATGCCAGGAGTACCAGGGCACATTCCCAGGTCAGAACCAGATGTTACAGACATAAAGAGTAAGACACGACTAGTTAAATGGATTTATTTTGAAGGACATTTCTATCCACCCTGCACAGGTACACACATTAGAAGTGTTTGCATCTATGGAGTTGCGGAACTTCGTTGGCTCCTCAACAATGATCACTGGTTTGCAAACAAATTTGACCCTAAAGTTGACCCAATCTTGATCAGTTGTTTGGAGGAGAAGCTGATGGAACAACGGCACTTTGCATAAAAAATTACTGTAGACCTGTACTGAACTGGGGGGTAAATCCAGCCGATTCTTCAAGTATTTGAGGGAATAGTCCAGAGGATGATTTGATCTTAAAAAGATTTGATGTAGTTACAGCCCTTGGCAACGGCCCGTAAGCTGAGGCATATTTTACCAAATGGTGTGTGTCAGGTGGAAAACAAGGAACTGAGAGATGAGAAtttacttcttcttttcttcttccttgacaACAAATGTAGAAAGTAAGCAGTATCCAGGAAATGATGTATTTTAGTGTTCCGCGGGGGGAGCTGGAAAAAATAATGTCGTCAGAATGCAAATGGCTGTCGTTTGGACACCCTTAATGTAAGTTAATGTTCTCAATCATTTCTGAGGGTGATCTGAGAGCATTCACTGTCTTCTCTTCTCTGGGCTAGTAGGAGCCGAACCACAGTCATAATGGTAACGAAAGTCATTGGCCAAACAGCACAATACATTTGGATAAAAGCAGAACCACCCACCAAACTGAGTCATTTCAACCACAGTGTTAAGTCTAGTGTACTCCTAATTAAAGTGTGGTATCCTGTAATTGTTTTATCAATAGTGGATTTATAACAAAGAAACTTTTGACCATCTTTAAAGTGTTTTCATAGTGGAAAAATTAATGTCTCCTTTAATGagtctatatatttatatgaagAGCAAAACATAAGAAACTAAGGAGACGgtgtcatttaatttgtttgtttttttacatcgaGTAATGTCATCTTAATAAATGATCTTGAAAATCCAAGTTTCTCGTGTAATTACTCTGTAGTATGTATTTCTCACCCAATGCAGACTGTATTGGCTGACTAAACACAATTTGACAACACAATTTTGTGGCAGTGATGTGTCAACTATAGTGTATCAAATAACATTTAAGTTCTTTGTTCACTGttgtcaacatttcaaaaaaagtcATAGTTCTTAAGAAATGCATGACATGCATCCTTTAATTGCTATCTACGACCAAACGTTTTAAGAAACAAGGTGGA is a window from the Vanacampus margaritifer isolate UIUO_Vmar chromosome 3, RoL_Vmar_1.0, whole genome shotgun sequence genome containing:
- the LOC144049362 gene encoding beta-1,3-galactosyl-O-glycosyl-glycoprotein beta-1,6-N-acetylglucosaminyltransferase 4-like isoform X5, giving the protein MCCHTNRHRSRMKRCGFYIHRLRHRLFLFLVSLVAVCLLELLYLKVTVWESNSGDPHDITDWLSGIHSHTYDVNCTAIYELDPVEIGRALELRQKALVAVDDEDIVSLTSNCTTFIKTRCYDRFQISEAERSFPLAYSLVVHKNAPMVERILHAIYAPHNIYCIHYDQKSFRPFIEAMKNLAYCLPNVFISSTLESVKYAHISRLNADLNCLSDLLRSEVRWKYVINLCGQDFPLKSNYELVRELRQLNGRNMLESIRPNELKKQRFSFHHKLKYVSHDYHRIPVRTPIAKDAPPHGLVMFSGSAYFVLSWEFVNYISSNKVVKDFLAWSADTYSPDEHFWATLVRMPGVPGHIPRSEPDVTDIKSKTRLVKWIYFEGHFYPPCTGTHIRSVCIYGVAELRWLLNNDHWFANKFDPKVDPILISCLEEKLMEQRHFA